The window GTTGATCGGGATTATGTAGATCCGTTTTCCATTGAGAGAACTTGACTCTAGTTTTTGACTGATATATAAGCAAATTCTGTTAAAGGATACTAACTTGTAGAAACAGTTTGATGGAGAACATATTAACTGTTCCATCTGAGCAGTTTTGGATGCATTAAACTTGTTTCTTGCATTTTTGCTATCTGTTATCTGCATACGATAAATTGGTTATTGACTGATTCTGATTTCTTTTGCGTAATTTGAACAATTGAATGCTCGTGCAGTTCAAGCCCGAGGAGGTAACAGCTATCATGAACGACTTTAAAAATCCCGGTTCACTGGCTCCTACTGGATTGTACATTGGGGGAACTAAATACATGGTGATTCAAGGCGAGCCTGATGCTGTTATCCGAGGGAAGAAGGTATTGTCATCTAATCTCTTATTCTAATCTTCAAATTTGTTAGtcaagaatttatttaatgcaTTTCAAGAGTCTGGAAGTTGTGGGTAGCATGTCTAATGGCTTTACACTTCAGCCCTGATGATGAGATCCTATTACATTTCCAGCTAATTAGGgttacttatttttctttcctgCTTTGGAGGGGTGGGGTGTCCCATTTTGAAAGTAGATCTCCCACGATTGAAATGTTATGTTGTGACAGCCTGTAGTGATATATTGCATACATTCTTTGAATGGAtattgtttgtgtttgtttagGGATCTGGTGGTGCCACCATCAAAAAGACCACTTTGGCCTTGATCATTGGTATATATGATGAGCCGATGACCCCGGGGCAGTGCAACATGGTTGTTGAGAAGATTGGTGACTATCTTATTGAACAGGGTCTCTAATTGTTATGGTATGTAGTCCTCCTCTGGCATTGTTATCTTTTCACTTAACTGTTAAACTTGATGTATTGACCTTGAAGAACCTGTACTGACCTTGAAACTTGTCTGCTGCTTTCGTATGTCTTTCAGTGCAGCGTTGTCTTCATCTTGTACACGGTATTTCGAAGTTGTGGGTGTTGTTGGTTGTGACTGAAATGGGTTTGGTGTTTCAGAATTCAGAAATGATAGATGGCATCTCTGCCTAAATTTAAACAGGGGTTTGTCTTTGAATTCTCTGGTTATGAAAACTGCTATGATTCCATGCGagtaaattatgtatttttggtTGGTTCTTCCAATGGatgttcaattttataaacGTTTTTGCAAATACAGAGTTGGCtttcatatattcattttttgattGTCACGTAAGCCATTTTATTGCGAGCGCTGAACCAATTCGTCTAATTGTCAATATCGTAGGACCGTTAGtaatacattattaatttgaaaatgatattgtaGCCGATTGATTGTATTTATAAAGAACTTGGAAAACAGTAACttctttttacaaaatttgcCTTTGGAAAATTTCTTCAAAGTAGTCATGAATTCTCGTTGAAATTTGTGGCTTAGACTGAgaaaaattgatgatttttccttttcagtttgtaatttcaaaattgcaaattaggGGTTGTGCTGATTGCAGaatatcttttgaatttaattattagtgaTTTCTGAGTTGTAAATCTGGTGGGATTGTGAATAAGGttgttgagtcatttttagattaatttgaTAACAACCAAACTAATATGGCCTAACATTAACCTGTATTTAAACACAGAACCCGATCTGGACTTGCTATCTTCAAACTTAAACACAGATTTGTACACGATACTGATTTGTTATTAATGACGCCCTATTATTTTGGATTGACATAATAACCATGTGAATCtgaataatagtattattcaTACTATTTCAAAAGCTGCTGTTTTTAAAGGTGACAAGATGGCTTTTGAACAAAAAGTGAGCCTTTCAtactattcattttttatattggagTAATTGGTAGTAAaacataagaaaaattaaatttatgaaaaagaaatctcaaacCCAACTCAGTAACAGGAgcccaataaaaaaaacccaaTTCCCAATCAGAAAAAGATTATAGTTGAGTTACACTTTGGAGAAGATCTATCAGGAATTTTGCGATATGTTCTTATTCGGAACTGTTATTTCTTAGTAATTATATTAATGTTACATTTCAGATACAAGACTAGAGTAGAATAGACTTGAAAAGAACAAATTATACAAGACTTCACATAATTTTTTCACTTAAAGGCTTTAAGGATTTACAGAGTTTTGGGCCCAAATACTCTTCTTTAAACAGGAAGGGCATGGTATCCTCCACCTaaataaagtagtactccatccgtctcacGTTCACGTTATTGAATGACAAGAGATTTTAGGAGGAGTTGTTAggctaaataaataaaaggaaaaagattgttaaatattttaataaaaagagagaagaaaataatttatttccaaatatcgAAAGTGACATCTTGAGcttgacaaactaaaaaggaaagatagACATCTTGAGTTGGATAGAGGGAAGACTATTATTTTGTCGACAATAGTTCAACTTTTACTAGTTAATGTTTTTgccttttaattattattattgttattattattgtccGTAACAcctaatcacttttttttcagTATCTAGCACAGAATAGTAAGCGTATTATAGCGGAAAGGATCACCTAATCCGGATCACCTAAGCttattatagtagtacaaaatttagatttagttgtatgatagtaataaagaaataaagtactccGTATTTCGTAAATATTGATTCCGTCaatttaaaaacaacaaacatatataactaattttaattatattcctAACAactaatttcaatatatagtttcccgtcattttttcattttggaatgTCCCTTAATAAttgtcttactttatttttttcgctATATTTGGACCTCACATTCTCATATCTCACTTTACTTACATTTATTGTAAAactagtaatagtaataaatgaAGATAAGATTCACGTGCTATTAAttcttttcacttatttttctcTACAACTATCTTAATATTTGTGCCGAGTCAAAGcgagatactccctccatccacgaataggagtctgttttttcattttagtctgtgtccaaataggagtcccagttcacttttaccataaatggtaatagagtcctaccttccactaactcatttcactcacatttcatttaaaactaatatggACTATATAAGTGGAACTCCTatttcactaacatttttccactcacttttctaaacatttcttaaaatccgtgccgccaagaaatgagactcctaatggcagaccgagggagtactacataataagggacggagggatcAGAGTAGATAAAATTACAttacaattttcataattatgaCAAATATTCCCTTGTCCGAGGTATTTCTTTTGGACAtggatttaataaaattgtgttaggtaaATGAagtggaaataaaataaagtatgaaatagaaaatagaaagatgAATAGACAATAAAGTAacagataaaataaaataagtgagatgaaatatgttgttttttgcaaaaaataaataaattactcaaCTACATTAggacgataaaaaaaatacgacTCAAATAATGTGGGACAGATGGAGCaccaattttaattgaatttaataaattattaaattatgattaataattatttaaattagagttaaatataaattggtaaaaaaaaagaggtttGGCCGGCTGCCCATGCCTGgctaaagaaaattattagtCACCTGGCTAAATTTGTATATTGATTTCCACAACAATGTGATCAAATAAGGACAAAATGTAgatcacaaaatttaaattaaattagaggGATCGCATTTATAGTGTTGGGCGATGATGATCTCTTGGCAATGGTAGGGTTTGGGCTAAGGCTGTGGCGATTTCCATAGCTCTTGCTCACTTTCATTCTTTTACTACTATGCTGCCTCTCCTTCTTCTTTAGATCTTCTACACTCTCCACACTCCTCAACGATCCAAAACTCTCTGATCTTCCATTATAGAACTTGGACAGACCCCTCCTGAACAAATCatcatttcttttaattactATTGACTAATTTCTTAGTTTGCatgattataatatataattaatatataaccAACTTACTTGATGGGGAGTTGAGCCATGAGGTCAGTGAATTCAAAGAgtgaagaggaagaagatgaagatgaagatgttGTTGCATCATCCTCTTCTTCTGCTGACTCACTCAAGGAGGAACAAGACTCCATGGATTCACATTTCTCATCTTTCTTCATATCTTCCCACCTTAT is drawn from Salvia hispanica cultivar TCC Black 2014 chromosome 6, UniMelb_Shisp_WGS_1.0, whole genome shotgun sequence and contains these coding sequences:
- the LOC125197271 gene encoding protein OXIDATIVE STRESS 3 LIKE 2-like gives rise to the protein MSNLISMELEKEKEKEKCRQVIRWEDMKKDEKCESMESCSSLSESAEEEDDATTSSSSSSSSSLFEFTDLMAQLPIKRGLSKFYNGRSESFGSLRSVESVEDLKKKERQHSSKRMKVSKSYGNRHSLSPNPTIAKRSSSPNTINAIPLI
- the LOC125195809 gene encoding profilin, which produces MSWQSYIDDHLMAEVDGCHLTSSAIVGHDGSVWAQSSNFPQFKPEEVTAIMNDFKNPGSLAPTGLYIGGTKYMVIQGEPDAVIRGKKGSGGATIKKTTLALIIGIYDEPMTPGQCNMVVEKIGDYLIEQGL